Part of the Nitrospiraceae bacterium genome is shown below.
CAGAAACGACGAGGGCTCGTGACCGTTCTGTTCCCTGTTGTCAGTCTAGGGCCAAAAAAAGAATGTTACATGGTCGATATTAAATGATAAATTGATTGTCTGTTTGAACAGTCGCCATTGAAATTATGCCTGCACCATTTAACAGCATCGAAGACGCGATCCGGGACATTAAGAAGGGGAAATTCGTCATCCTGGTGGATGATGAAGACCGGGAAAATGAAGGGGATCTCGTCATTGCCGCCGAGAAGGTCACCCCCCCCTCGATCAACTTCATGGCCAAGTACGCGCGTGGGCTGATCTGCCTCGCGCTCACGCCGGAGCGAGTCGACGAACTCCATCTGCCTCAGCAAGCGGTTGAGAACACCGCGACGTTCGGTACAGCGTTCACCGTCTCGATTGATGCGCGAAAGGATATCACCACCGGCATTTCCGCGGCCGATCGCGCGACGACGATTCATGTCGCCATCGATCCGAAATCCAAATCGACGGACCTCGCGCGACCCGGACACATTTTCCCATTGAAAGCTCAGCAGGGCGGGGTATTGCGACGCGCGGGACAAACGGAAGGCTCGGTCGATCTGGCGCGAATGGCCGGCCTCAACCCTGCCGGGGTCATTTGCGAGATTATGAACGAAGACGGCACGATGGCCCGGGTGCCGGAGCTGGCGAAATTCGCCAAAGTCCACAAGCTGAAGATGGTGACGGTGAAGGCGTTGATCGAATACCGGATGCGCCGCGAGACCTTCGTCAAGCGGGTCGCCAGCGCACGGATGCCGACCATGTTCGGCGAGTTCGACGCGGTGGCCTTTGAGAACGAAATCGACAACGTCACGCACATCGCGCTGGTGAAAGGGCGGGTCGATAGCGGAGCCCCGACATTGGTGCGCGTCCATTCCGGGTGCCTCACGGCCGATGCGTTGGGATCGCTGCGTTGCGATTGTCGCGATCAGCTTCATACGGCCATGGAGATCATTCAAAAGGAAGGACGGGGAATCCTGCTCTACCTCAACCAGGAAGGACGCGGTATCGGGCTGCTGAACAAGATCAAGGCCTACTCGCTGCAAGATCAGGGGAGCGATACGGTTGAAGCGAATATCAAGCTCGGGTTCAAAGCCGACTTACGTGATTACGGCGTGGGGGCGCAGATTCTGGCGAACCTCGGCCTCCACCAGATTAAACTGATTACGAACAACCCCCGCAAGATCGTTGGCATCGAGGGGTACGGCTTGAAAGTGGTCGAGCGCGTGCCGATCGAGATTCAGCCGCGGGATGCTAATGTGAAGTACTTGCGGACGAAGAAGAAGAAGCTGGGGCACATTCTCAAGAAGGTATGAGGAGGGGGAGCAGCTAGCCCGCCCTTCCGTGCTCGCGGAGCCCCCACAATGAAGCTGTGGTCGCTCAACGCGCGCAATCGAAGGGCAAGCTAGCCGCTCCCTTCTAATGTGGTGAACGTGCCCAAGGAGAAGACGTAAAAGGATGAAGCTGCGGAAAGGAAGTCACGATGCGACGGGGTTGCGGTTCGGCATCGTGGTAAGCAAGTTCAATAAGTTTGTGACGAGCAAGTTGCTGTCGTCCTGCGCGGAGGCATTGACGAAGCACGGCGTGAAGGCCGAGGACATTGAAGTGGTCCGGGTGCCCGGTGCCTTCGAGATTCCAATCGTGGCACGCACTATGGCGCGATCGCAGCAATTCGATGCGGTGATCTGTCTGGGCGCCGTCATTCGCGGTGATACACCGCACTTCGACTATATCAGCGCGGAAGCGAGTCGGGGAATCGGCCAAGCGGCGTTGGATGCCGATGTGCCCGTGATCTTCGGGGTGCTCACCACGGATACTGTCGCACAGGCGATCGAGCGGGCCGATCCGGCCAAGTTCAACCGCGGGGGCGAGGCGGCTAAGTCGGCGATCGAAATGGCCTCGGTCATGAGACTGCTCAAGACCGCCGATCAGCCACGATCGACGAAGGCGGTGGTGACCTCGAATGGCAGAGGGCGTCAGGGTCGGCGTCGATCGACGACGTAACTATGGGATCACGCCATCAAGCCCGCGAACACGCACTCCAAATCTTGTTTCAGTACGATATCCACGGTAAGCCGGATGTCTGGCTCGACGAGTTTTGGAAAACCGTCAAGACGACCGATGAGATCAAGGCGTTCACTCAGAAAATCGTGCAGGGTGTGCTGGAGCACAAGAAGGAACTCGATGCGTTAATCGGCAAACATGCCACGAATTGGAAAGTCAGCCGCATGCCGATCGTGGACCGGAACATCTTGCGAGCGGGCCTGTACGAGTTGCTCTGGATGGGAGAGGTACCGGCGAAGGTGACGATGAATGAAGCGATTGAGCTGGCCAAAAGCTTCGGTGATGACGAGGCGTCGAAATTTGTGAACGGCATTCTGGACAAAATTTTGTTGTCTGATCCGCGTCTGGAAGCGAAGCGTGCCGAAGCTATAGGCGTGAGGCAAGGGGCAAGAGGCAAGGGGCCATGAATTGCATCCTTCAAAATAGGCCTTGGCACTGTCGGAGAGCTTATGCGCGGGTGTCTCTAGCCACTAGCCCCACGCCTCTAGCCTCCATTCGGAGAATGCGATGATCGATCGATACTCCCGTCCCAAGATGAAGGCGCTCTGGGAGCTCAAGCACAAATACGAGATTTGGCTGGAGGTCGAGTTGCAGGCGTGCGCCGCGTTTGAACGGGCAGGTCAGGTACCGCGTGGAACGTCCGCCAAGATTCGGAAAAAGGCCAGGATCGACGTCGATTTGATTGCTGAGATCGAGAAGGTCACGAAGCACGACGTCATTGCTTTTCTCGAATCCCTCATGGAGTCGGTCGGACCGGAGCATCGGTTCCTTCACATGGGGCTGACCTCGTCGGACATCGTGGATACGTCTCTGGCCATCCAAATGACCGAGGCGCTCGACATCATCTTGGAGGATCTCGACGGTTTGTTGACGGTCCTTCAGCGGCAGGCGCTCCGCTACAAGAACACGGTGATGGTCGGCCGCTCGCACGGCATTCATGGTGAGCCGATCTCGTTCGGCTTCAAGCTGGCCATCTGGTATGAGGAAGTGTGCCGGCATCGGGAACGGCTGGGACGCGTGCGCGACGAAATTGCCGTGGGAAAGCTGTCCGGCGCGATGGGAACGTTCGCGCACCAGGGGCCAGACATCGAAGAGTATGTCTGTGCCAAGCTGGGCCTCAAACCCGATCCCGTCTCGAGTCAGGTGGTCCAACGGGATCGCCATGCCGCCTATGCCACGGCGCTTGCCCTGCTCGCGGCGAGTATCGAGAAGTTTGCGACCGAAATTCGCCACCTTCAGCGGACGGAAGTTCTGGAAGCGGAGGAGTATTTCTCGGAGGGGCAGAAGGGTTCGTCGGCGATGCCGCACAAGCGCAATCCGATCGCCTCCGAGAATCTCTGCGGCCTCGCACGAGTCGTGCGAGCCAACAGCCTCGCCGCAATGGAGGACGTGGCGTTGTGGCATGAGCGCGACATTAGCCATTCATCGGTCGAACGCGTCATCATGCCGGACAGCACGATTCTCATGGATTACATGCTGGCGCGAATTACCGATGTCATCAAGAACCTCGTGGTCTATCCTGCGAACATGAAGCGGAACCTCGAGTTGACCGGCGGGTTGGTCTACTCACAACGGCTTCTGCTTGCGCTCATCGAAAAGGGCGCGCAGCGCACGGAATCCTACGAAGCCGTCCAGCGAAACGCGATGGCCTCGTGGAACGGTGAAGGGGATCTGCAGACGTTGGCGAGCAAGGACCCGTTCATCACAAAGCATCTGAAGGCGAGCGAGATCAAGGCCTGCTTCAATCCCAAGTACTATCTGCGGCACATCGACCAGATTTATCGACGGGTGTTCGGACCAAGGGGGAAGACACGATGATGCAGGCGATCGCATACGGCACAGCACTGTGCATGGCTGCGGTGTGGCTGGCGATGCCGGCCACGGTGTCCGGTGCGGCGGATCGGGATAAGCTCCTGAGCGAACCGGGAGTCTACGGGACCTTTGCGGCCTTCAGTTTTGATGAAGATTGGACGAAGGAGGACCAGCGGACGCGCATCGCGCACTTGATGGTGCTGAAGGGTGTGGTCGAACAGTATCAGGAGAAGCTGGCCATCGATCTGTATCTTCTCCGTGGGCTCTCCGATCACGCCGACCTACTGTTTCGTATCCATGCGACCGAACTGCGCGATACGCAGAAATTTCTCGTAGATCTTCAAGCGAGCCTGTTCGGATCACATTTAAAGACAGCCGTGATTTTGAATGGTCTGACCAAGAAGGCCAACTACGTGCCGGGGTTTCCGGAACAGATGAAAGCCGATCTCAAGGCTGCGAGTGAGCCTGGTGCCAAACCCTATGCGATCGTCATTCCCATCAGAAAGAGTGCGGAATGGTGGAGCCTTGATCAGGACAAGCGGGCCGAGATGATGAAGGAACACACTGAAGCGGCGCTGCCGTATCATAAGACGGTGAAGCGAAAATTATACCATTCAAGCGGTCTGGACGATCTGGACTTCATCACCTATTTCGAAACGTCCAAGCTCGAGGATTTTCACAGTCTCATTCTGTCGCTGGAGAAAGTTAAAGAGTTTCAGTATACACGCCGATTCGGCCATCCGACGTTGATCGGCACGGTGAGATCGTTGGACGAAGTGATCGAAATATTGGCGCAGTAACGCACGGGGGATAAGAACAGGCGATGACTGCAGGCACAATGCTCTACGAAGGCAAGGCGAAGAAAATCTTTGCCACCGACAAACCTGACCAAGTTGTGCAGTATTTCAAGGACGACGCAACGGCCTTCAACGCCCAGAAGCGTGGCACGATCCTCGAGAAAGGCATTATCAATAATAAAGTGTCGGAACGCCTGTTCCGGCTGGTGGAGCAGGCGGGTGTGCCGACCCATTTCGTTGAACGGCTCAGCGACCGGGAAATGCTGACGAAGAAAGTGACGATCGTGCCGGTGGAGGTCGTGGTGCGGAACGTCGTGGCGGGAAGCTTGGCGAAGCGCCTTGGTCTCAAAGAAGGCGAGCCGATCGAACCGGCGATCGTCGAATGGTATTACAAGAACGATGCGTTGGGTGATCCGCTTATCGCGGATGATCATGTCCGGCTGATGAAATTGGCGACGCCGGAGCAGATGGCGGAGATCAAGCGCCTGGCGTTGAAAGTGAACAGCCTCCTGCAGCCCTTCTTCCGCGAACGGAAGATGATCCTCGTTGATTTCAAGTTGGAATTCGGAATGCACAACGGCAAGCTGATGTTGGCCGACGAGATTTCTCCGGACACCAGCCGGTTTTGGGATATGACGACGAAGGAGTCGATGGACAAGGATCGGTTCAGGAAGGATTTGGGGAAGATAGAGGAGGCATATCAAGAGGTACTAAAAAGAGTGTGTGGATGAAGAACAGACAGTGGTGAGGGACGCGGTGCCGGTTTCTGTGCTCGCGGAGCCCCCACGATGAAACAGTGGTCGCTCGACGCGCGCAGTTGAAACCGTTCACCGCATCCCTCATCTAGAACCCAACGACCTTTCCTCACTGGGGGTGGGGGAGGGAAAGGATAAGGATGCTGCGGGCGTTTTTGAATTATGGGCTGGTGGCGGCGGTGTTGGTATGGGCGGCGGTCGTGGCCATGATGGCCTATCATCTCGATGAGTCGCCCTGGCGATGGGCCTTTGCTGCGCTATCGGTCGGTGGCCTCGTCACAGTGGCGGGAATCTTCTGGATCAGGAAGTATGTCGACGGATTGAACAAGGCATCGGATCAGGGGAGTAAATCGTGAAGGCGAAGATTCATGTGACACTGAAGCAAGGAATTCTCGATCCTCAAGGGAAGGCGATCGAGCACGCGCTCGATTCGCTCGGGTTCAAAAACGCGGCGAACGTCCGGGTTGGCAAGTATATGGAGTTGGATCTGGACGAAAAGGATAAGGCCAAGGCCGAGGTTGAGGTGAAGCAGATGTGCGAAAAGTTGCTTGCGAATACCATTATCGAAGAATACCGCTACGAACTACAGTGAGAGGTGATTGGTGACAGGTGACGGGTTGGTCAAGATTGCGACCTCGGAATGTCCGATGTTTGTCACGCGTCACTCGTCACGTGTCACTAGGGTGGCTTAATGAATATCGGAGTGGTGGTTTTTCCGGGGAGTAATTGCGATCACGACTGCGAGCATGTCTTCAAGAATGTGCTTGGGCAGTACGTGGAGATGATCTGGCACAAAGAAACCCTGTTGAAAGGACTCGATGCCGTTGTGCTCCCCGGCGGATTTTCTTATGGGGACTACCTCCGCACCGGAGCGATCGCGCGGTTTTCTCCGGTGATGGGAGCGGTGAAGGAATTTGCGAAAAGCGGTGGCATGGTGATCGGCATCTGCAACGGGTTTCAGATTCTGCTCGAAGCGGGGTTGCTGCCGGGCGCGATGTTACGAAATGAGTCGCTGAACTTTATCTGCAAGGACGTCTATGTGAAGGTCGAGAATGCGGCCACGGCGTTCACGGGAAGCTGTGAGTCCGGTCAGGTGTTGAAGCTCCCGATCGCCCACGCGGATGGCAATTATTACACCGATCCGGTGACCTTGGCAGCGATGCAGGCGAACGCGCAGATCGTGCTGCGTTATTGCACGCCGGAGGGCAAAGTAATGTCGGAATCGAATCCGAACGGCTCGCTCGACAATATCGCGGGGATCATTAATCCGGAGGGCAACGTCCTCGGCATGATGCCGCACCCGGAACGTTGCGCGGAAGAGATGCTGGGCAACGAAGATGGGCGATTGATATTTGTGTCGATGTTGGAAGCGTTGAAGAAAGCGAAGCAGCCAAAGATGGTGGGAGCAGGGTGAGGCATGGCCAACCGCTCCTATGCCTCCACGGTCACCCTTTGGGAGTTCGCCAAGTGGAAGCCTTCTGGAATTCCTTCCGCCACAGTCTTTTCAGACTGTGACGCGTCAGTCAGTTCCAGCTTTCCCTCCTGGCTCACTCTCGATGGGTCCCGACCGCTCTCGGCAATGTCGCTCTGGCCTCGCCCTCACCACAACAAGGTTCGGTGAATGCCTATTCCTGAGTATCAGAAGTTCTTCTTGCCGGTGCTGAAAATTGCTGGTGATGGGAAAAACCATTCATATGCAGAAATGTACAGCTCTGTTGCCACAGAGTTTAAACTAACAGAAGAAGACCGTGCGGAACTCCTCCCTAGTGGTACAGCACGAAAATTTGAAAATAGGGTCGCATGGGCTATTACCTATCTGAGTAAGGCCAGACTTCTTGACAGGGTAAGTCGAGGCATTTTCCGAATTTCTGAAAGGGACGCCGAAGTTTTAAAGAAGAAGCCTGTTGAACTAGATAATAAATTCCTTCGACAGTTCCCAGAATTTCTTGAGTTCGCAAGAGGAACGAAAATATCAACGAAAAGAGATGAAGACACGGAAGAAGACACTTTGGGCACGCCATACGAAACTCTTGAAGAAGCCTATCAAAGCTTGCGCAGAACGTTGGCGCAAGAGCTTCTTGACCGTGTTAGGGCATGCTCTCCTCAGTTTTTCGAGCGACTAGTGGTGGACTTGCTGGTTGCCATTGGTTATGGAGGATCGAGAAAAGATGCTGGGCAGGCTGTAGGTCGGTCTGGAGACGGCGGGATTGATGGAATCATCAAAGAGGACAAACTTGGTCTCGATGCTATCTATATTCAAGCCAAAAGATGGGAAGCTACTGTTGGGAGACCAACTGTCCAAGAGTTTGCCGGAAGCTTAGAAGGACACAGAGCACGAAAGGGTGTCCTCATCACAACATCGAAATTTTCTCAAGATGCCAAAGAGTACGTTGGGCGTATCGAGAAAAAGATCGTCCTTGTTGATGGTGAGCAACTGGCACAGCTCATGATTGACCACAAGATAGGTGTTACGGAGGTTGAAAATTATTGGGTGCATAGGGTTGACTCGGACTATTTCGAGGAAGGTTAAAGTCAAGTGGCTGCGTAGATTGACGTACGACCAATGCGTATCTGGGATATCTCACCGAAGAGGCTCTGTCGAAATCATCTGTTGGGGGAGCATCGGGAGTTGCACGCGATTTGGTCGGTGCTCACGAACGGCAAGAAGGGCTATGCCCGCCATCCGGAGACGTTGCGGTGGAAGGGGAAATTGAAAGCCCTGTATGGACGGCATGAAGCGCTGGTTATCGAGATGAGTCATCGTGGCTATCGGTATCGTAGTCCACTAGCAAAGAAACAGGCGACGGGAAGTGCGAAGCAGACTATTTATGTGGATCAACCCCGGAAGCAAATCGTGATTCTTCGGAACAAACGTTGCCAGTGCGATGTGTAGGAAGGACTTGTGAGCGTGACGCTGCCAGTGATTACCAAAGACCTCATCGCGCAGCACAATCTGACCGACGACGAGTACAAAAAGATCGTCGAGATTTTGGGGCGCGAGCCCAATTTGACCGAACTCGGCATGTTCTCCGTCATGTGGTCGGAGCACTGTTCCTATAAAAGTTCGCGCGTGCATTTGAAAAAGCTGCCGACGACAGGACCGCGGGTGGTGCAGGGGCCTGGGGAGAACGCTGGTGCAGTGGATATCGGCGACGGGCTCTGCGTCGTCTTTAAGATGGAATCACACAACCATCCTTCGTTCATCGAACCGTATCAGGGAGCCGCGACGGGAGTGGGAGGGATTCTGCGCGATATCTTCACGATGGGTGCGCGGCCGATTGCGTTGCTTGATTCGTTGCGCTTTGGGGAATTGGAGACGGCGAAGAATCGTCACTTGATGAAGGGCGTTGTGGCCGGCATCGCAGGCTATGGCAATTGCATGGGTGTGCCGACGGTGGGTGGCGAGATCGCGTTTAACGATATTTATTCGCTGAACCCGCTGGTGAACGTGTTCTGTCTCGGTGTTGCGGAGAAGAACAAGATTTTCCGTGGCACTGCGGCAGGGGTCGGCAATCCGGTCATCTATTTCGGTTCGAAGACAGGACGAGACGGCATTCACGGGGCGACGATGGCCTCCGATTCGTTCGACGACGAATCCGAACAGAAACGGCCGACCGTGCAGGTCGGCGATCCCTTTACGGAGAAGCTCTTGTTGGAGGCCTGCCTTGAACTGATGGCGAATGATCTCCTGGTCGGCATTCAGGACATGGGAGCCGCGGGGCTGACCAGTTCGTCCTGCGAAATGGCCTCGCGCGCCGGCAACGGGATTGAGTTGGATCTGACGCACGTACCACGTCGCGAGCCTGGCATGACACCCTATGAACTCATGCTCTCCGAGTCGCAAGAGCGGATGCTCATGGTGGCGAAAGCAGGCAAAGAAGACGAGTGCATCCGAATCTGCAAGAAGTGGGATCTCGATGTAGCAGTGGTGGGTCGCGTGACCGGTGATGGGATGCTCCGGGTAAAGGATCAGGGCAAAGTTGTGGCGGAGATTCCCGCGAAGTCGCTCGCCGATGATGGGCCTCGCTACGAGCGGCCCTACTCACCACCCGCGTATCAAGACATGTTGACAGGGTTGAACTACGATGCCATTCCGGATGTGAAGGATGCCACTGCGGCCCTCCTCTCGTTGCTGGCGTCGCCAACGATTGCGAGCAAGCACTGGGTCTATGAACAGTACGACCACATGGTGCGGACGAACACGATGGTCCGGCCAGGATCAGACGCAGCAGTCGTGCGGATCAAAGGCACGAACAAGGCTGTCGCGATAACGGTCGATTGCAACAGTCGTTATTGCCTCCTGCATCCCTATGAAGGGGCTCGACTTGCCGTGGCTGAAGCGGCGAGGAATCTGGTGTGTTCCGGCGCTGAGCCGATCGGGCTGACGGATTGTCTGAACTTTGGCAATCCCGAACGACCGGACATCATGTGGCAGTTTGTCTTGGCGATCGAGGGGATGAAAGATGCCTGTGAACATTTCGGTGTGCCGATCGTCAGCGGAAACGTCAGCTTCTACAATGAAACGAATGGGCTGTCGATCTATCCGACCCCGATGCTGGGGATGGTGGGGTTAATCGAGCAGGCTGATCAAACGGTGACTCAATGGTTCAAGCAAACAGGTGATGTGATTCTGCTTGTGGGCAAGACACGAGAAGATCTGGGGGGGAGTGCATACCTGAAAGTGCTGCACCATCGAGAACAGGGTTCTCCTCCGTTGCTCAATCCCGACACAGAGCATGCGCTCCATCAATTTATACTGAAAGTGATTCGTGAGGGACTCGTTCGATCTGCCCATGATTGCTCTGATGGAGGATTGGCCGTGACGCTCGCCGAATGTTGCGTGTCGGAGCCGGGCGATGGACTGGGGGCTGTGATAAGATTATCTCTCGACGGCTTGCGACGTGATGCGCTCTTGTTCGGTGAAAGCCAGTCCCGCGTGGTCCTGTCGGTCAAGGCAGACGTTGCCGAGCAGGTGCTCAACCGGGCGTGGGATGCGGGCATTCTGGCAGCCAAGATCGGGACAGTCGGCAGGGACCGCTTGGTGATCGAGGTGCAGGGGGACGAACGTTCGACCGGCTGTCGCATCGACGTTGAGATTCGGACGTTGCGAGACCGTTGGGCGAATTCGATCGAACGATCTCTTGATAGGCGAGAGGCGAGGGGCTAGAGGCGAGAGGGTGGGAAAGGTTTTTCATTCGATTTCCCCTGGCCTCGTGCCACTTGCCTCGCGCCAAAAGAATTATGCAACTGATCACCCCCGATAAATTCCACGATGAATGTGCGGTGTTCGGGATCTATGGTCATCCTGAAGCCTCGAATCTGACCTACCTCGGTCTCTATGCGCTGCAACATCGCGGACAGGAAGCGTCGGGGATCGTCTCGGGCGACGGCGAGCATTTCTATGTGCAGAAGGGCATGGGCCTCGTCGCCGAAATCTACAACAAGGCCTCGCTCGACAAATTACCCGGAACGATGGCCATCGGTCACAACCGTTATTCGACCGCCGGCGGGCACGATCTCAAGAATGTTCAGCCGCTGATCGTCAATTTTGCCTTCGGCAACCTTGCTCTTGCGCATAACGGGAATTTGATCAACGCCCAAGTGTTGCGCAACGAGCTGGAAGCCTATGGCGCGATTTTTCAATCGACCTCTGACAGTGAAGTCATTATTCACCTGATCGCCCACTCGCGCGCCGACACACTCTTGGCTCGTGTGATCGATGCATTGAGCCAGGTGCGCGGGGCGTTCTCTGTGGTCGTATTGACAGACGACGGTTTGATTGCGGCGCGTGACCCTCACGGGTTCCGTCCCCTTTGTCTGGGTCGATTCCGCGACAGCTGGCTCGTGGCATCGGAGACCTGTGCCTTCGACCTGCTCGATGCGACCTACGAACGGGAGATCGAACCGGGCGAGCTGGTGGTGTTGAACGACAAAGGCATGACGAGTTACCGGCCGTTTGCCCAGATTGAGCCGGCAATGTGCGTGTTCGAGTATGTCTACTTCGCCAGGCCCGATAGCAAGATCTTCGGAGCGAATGCGGTTTACGCCACCAGGAAAGCCCTGGGTCGGCAGCTGGCGCAGGAGTCCTGGGTGCCGGCCGATGTGGTGATTCCGGTGCCGGATTCGGGCGTTCCGGCAGCGTTGGGTTACGCGGAGGGGGCGGGGATTCCGTTCGAGACCGGCTTGATCCGCAATCATTATGTCGGGCGCACGTTCATCGAGCCGGAACAATCGATCCGTCACTTCGGTGTGAAGGTCAAGCTCAACGCGGTGGCGGAGGTCCTGTGCGGCAAACGGGTCGTCGTGGTCGACGATTCATTAGTCCGAGGGACGACGAGCCGCAAGATCGTCAAAATGATCCGCGATGCCGGCGCCAAAGAAGTCCATCTGCGGATCAGCTCCCCACCGATCGTGTCACCCTGCTTCTACGGCATCGATACACCGACCAAGAAGGAGCTCATTGCTTCCAGTCATTCCATCGAAGAGATTAAAAAATACGTCACCGCCGACAGTCTCGCCTACCTTAGCCTCGACGGTATGCTGAAGGCCGCTCCCGGTCGGCCTCATCAGTATTGCAATGCCTGCTTCACCGAGAAGTATCCCATCTCCTTTACCCGAGCCGAAGAGTTACAGCTCGGCCTGTTCGAGTCTGCGTCGTAACGCACAATCCATCCCGCAATGGGTCTCGTCGCGACGCCCCTGTTTCTGTTCTAGATCCTCCACTCCCTCAGAAAGTCCGTCACCAAAAGCAGTGACCGAGCCGGTTCTTCGTCAAGCACCGTGCGTCTTCGGATCACCTACCGTTGCCCACGAAAAAATCAGCGTGGTAGGATACCGCCAGTGAGCAAGAGCTGATGGCGTATAGCCTATAGCAGAAGCCTGAGCGAACGCGGATCGCTAATCCGCTGGTGCCATAGGCTATGAAGCATTCGCTTTTCGCTTTCCAATGAAGGAGGCAGCTATGAAACGCATTACCGTCATCCTCAGTGTCCTCATGTTTCCGATCTTTGCCGCTCATCTGCTGTTTGCCGCCGGATTCTTCAAAGTTGGCGAGAAGGCGCCCCCCTTTACTCTGATTGCCATTACCGGTGAATCGGTGTCACTCGACGCCTTTAGAGGCAAGGTCGTGGTGCTGGGTTTGTTTCACATCTGCGATCCCTGCATGATGCAAGGCACGAATTTACAGAAAGTCTTCGAGATGACGAAGGGCAAAGAGGTCACGGTGATCGGGGTGAATTCCAACGGAAATTCAAAAAAAGACGTGGGCGAGTTTCTCTCCGCCTTTCCTGTCAAAGTGACCTATCCCTATTTGTTAGATCCGGGCAAAACGACGGACAAGCTCTATGGCGGTGGGAAGTTTATTCCGAATGTCTATGTGATCGACCAA
Proteins encoded:
- the purL gene encoding phosphoribosylformylglycinamidine synthase subunit PurL, which encodes MSVTLPVITKDLIAQHNLTDDEYKKIVEILGREPNLTELGMFSVMWSEHCSYKSSRVHLKKLPTTGPRVVQGPGENAGAVDIGDGLCVVFKMESHNHPSFIEPYQGAATGVGGILRDIFTMGARPIALLDSLRFGELETAKNRHLMKGVVAGIAGYGNCMGVPTVGGEIAFNDIYSLNPLVNVFCLGVAEKNKIFRGTAAGVGNPVIYFGSKTGRDGIHGATMASDSFDDESEQKRPTVQVGDPFTEKLLLEACLELMANDLLVGIQDMGAAGLTSSSCEMASRAGNGIELDLTHVPRREPGMTPYELMLSESQERMLMVAKAGKEDECIRICKKWDLDVAVVGRVTGDGMLRVKDQGKVVAEIPAKSLADDGPRYERPYSPPAYQDMLTGLNYDAIPDVKDATAALLSLLASPTIASKHWVYEQYDHMVRTNTMVRPGSDAAVVRIKGTNKAVAITVDCNSRYCLLHPYEGARLAVAEAARNLVCSGAEPIGLTDCLNFGNPERPDIMWQFVLAIEGMKDACEHFGVPIVSGNVSFYNETNGLSIYPTPMLGMVGLIEQADQTVTQWFKQTGDVILLVGKTREDLGGSAYLKVLHHREQGSPPLLNPDTEHALHQFILKVIREGLVRSAHDCSDGGLAVTLAECCVSEPGDGLGAVIRLSLDGLRRDALLFGESQSRVVLSVKADVAEQVLNRAWDAGILAAKIGTVGRDRLVIEVQGDERSTGCRIDVEIRTLRDRWANSIERSLDRREARG
- the purF gene encoding amidophosphoribosyltransferase; amino-acid sequence: MQLITPDKFHDECAVFGIYGHPEASNLTYLGLYALQHRGQEASGIVSGDGEHFYVQKGMGLVAEIYNKASLDKLPGTMAIGHNRYSTAGGHDLKNVQPLIVNFAFGNLALAHNGNLINAQVLRNELEAYGAIFQSTSDSEVIIHLIAHSRADTLLARVIDALSQVRGAFSVVVLTDDGLIAARDPHGFRPLCLGRFRDSWLVASETCAFDLLDATYEREIEPGELVVLNDKGMTSYRPFAQIEPAMCVFEYVYFARPDSKIFGANAVYATRKALGRQLAQESWVPADVVIPVPDSGVPAALGYAEGAGIPFETGLIRNHYVGRTFIEPEQSIRHFGVKVKLNAVAEVLCGKRVVVVDDSLVRGTTSRKIVKMIRDAGAKEVHLRISSPPIVSPCFYGIDTPTKKELIASSHSIEEIKKYVTADSLAYLSLDGMLKAAPGRPHQYCNACFTEKYPISFTRAEELQLGLFESAS
- a CDS encoding TlpA disulfide reductase family protein; protein product: MKRITVILSVLMFPIFAAHLLFAAGFFKVGEKAPPFTLIAITGESVSLDAFRGKVVVLGLFHICDPCMMQGTNLQKVFEMTKGKEVTVIGVNSNGNSKKDVGEFLSAFPVKVTYPYLLDPGKTTDKLYGGGKFIPNVYVIDQNGVIRWQRVGDMELAGADVIVAEVEKLLAGGSNKM